The following proteins come from a genomic window of Micromonospora zamorensis:
- a CDS encoding helix-turn-helix domain-containing protein: MEPRFLLLSDVATELNVSDSQVYHMVRSGELPAIKIGGRGQWRVERARLEEYIARKYDETAEWVQSNPLVDRDPE, encoded by the coding sequence GTGGAGCCGAGGTTCCTGCTGCTCTCCGACGTAGCCACCGAGCTGAACGTGTCGGACTCGCAGGTCTACCACATGGTGCGCAGCGGTGAACTGCCCGCGATCAAGATCGGTGGACGCGGCCAGTGGCGCGTCGAGCGCGCGCGCCTGGAGGAGTACATAGCGCGCAAGTACGACGAGACTGCGGAGTGGGTCCAGAGCAACCCGCTGGTCGATCGCGACCCGGAGTAG
- a CDS encoding Rv3235 family protein translates to MMSQAQPGPHRPPVRLRPVPPIDPPYADEADGSYWPAPVHGQLALDLFASTRPDPVRPPEHRGALRPVPSRSTTHPVTPLPPATAPEATRAAHRFVGTCLEVINGYRSPAQVRALLDPPRASDLLTELARASGRTGAPRRRANRPVVRLLRLRVCEPREAAVEAAAVLTGAGGRSWAMALRLEHRRGRWLCTALHVL, encoded by the coding sequence ATGATGAGCCAGGCGCAACCCGGCCCTCACCGACCACCCGTGCGGCTGCGCCCAGTCCCACCCATCGACCCGCCATACGCCGACGAGGCCGACGGGTCGTACTGGCCGGCACCCGTCCACGGCCAACTCGCCCTTGACCTGTTCGCCTCGACCCGGCCAGACCCGGTCCGACCACCCGAGCACCGGGGCGCACTCCGCCCGGTGCCGAGCCGATCCACCACCCACCCGGTAACGCCGCTGCCACCGGCGACCGCCCCGGAAGCCACCCGAGCCGCGCATCGCTTCGTCGGCACCTGCCTGGAGGTGATCAACGGCTACCGGTCCCCCGCGCAGGTGCGGGCACTGCTCGACCCGCCCCGAGCTAGTGACCTGCTGACCGAGTTGGCCCGCGCGTCCGGGCGGACCGGCGCACCTCGCCGTCGCGCCAACCGACCGGTCGTCCGGCTGCTGCGCCTACGCGTCTGCGAACCCCGCGAGGCCGCAGTGGAGGCGGCTGCCGTCCTCACCGGTGCGGGCGGCCGAAGCTGGGCAATGGCGCTCCGCCTGGAGCATCGTCGGGGCCGGTGGCTCTGCACCGCCCTGCACGTCCTCTGA
- a CDS encoding PadR family transcriptional regulator yields MADSGVNPTAAALLGLLHEGPMTGGQLMAAAERRLAPYWSMTRSQVYRELPVLAERGFVRLGKPGPRMSQPYSLTASGKRTFSRWLAENPGRDTIRNPIALRMAFGNLHSASQLKGLYASANEYHTEALAQVREQVKNAKRDGETYDASALEFAVAYHRAALSWLKTAPVG; encoded by the coding sequence ATGGCGGATTCCGGAGTCAACCCTACGGCGGCGGCCCTGCTCGGGCTCCTCCACGAGGGCCCGATGACAGGCGGTCAGTTGATGGCCGCCGCTGAGCGCCGTCTGGCGCCGTACTGGTCGATGACCCGCAGCCAGGTCTACCGCGAGTTGCCGGTGCTGGCCGAGCGGGGTTTCGTGCGTCTCGGTAAGCCGGGGCCGCGGATGAGCCAGCCGTATTCACTCACCGCCAGTGGGAAACGGACGTTTTCCCGCTGGCTCGCGGAGAACCCGGGGCGGGACACCATCCGCAACCCGATCGCGCTGCGGATGGCGTTCGGCAACCTGCACTCGGCCAGTCAACTGAAGGGCCTGTACGCCTCGGCCAACGAATACCACACCGAGGCTCTCGCCCAGGTCCGGGAACAGGTCAAGAACGCCAAACGGGACGGCGAGACGTACGACGCCAGCGCGCTGGAGTTCGCCGTCGCCTACCACCGGGCGGCCCTGTCGTGGTTGAAGACCGCCCCAGTCGGGTGA
- a CDS encoding DUF6912 family protein translates to MTEELVRVYVPATVPMLTRLREEGLAADDAHAVTPALREWYAEGDEEELEYVAFTRAAQDALHLLREDPTAPRRRVVVSVDLPAGAVGRGDGELGSSMVALADAVPVGAIAAIHVDGADAVEDVTAAADVVTEAAAGDPDAQFAVDGAEDHELEWYDVTELDLLLRAVS, encoded by the coding sequence GTGACCGAGGAGCTTGTCCGGGTGTACGTGCCGGCGACCGTACCGATGCTGACCCGGCTGCGTGAGGAGGGGCTGGCTGCCGACGATGCGCATGCCGTGACCCCGGCGCTGCGTGAGTGGTACGCCGAGGGCGACGAGGAGGAGCTGGAGTACGTCGCGTTCACGCGGGCCGCCCAGGACGCGCTGCACCTGCTCCGGGAGGACCCGACGGCGCCCCGCCGCCGCGTCGTCGTCTCGGTCGACCTGCCGGCCGGCGCGGTCGGGCGGGGCGACGGTGAGCTGGGTTCCAGCATGGTGGCGCTGGCCGACGCCGTGCCGGTTGGTGCCATCGCGGCCATCCACGTGGATGGAGCGGACGCGGTCGAGGACGTCACGGCGGCGGCCGACGTGGTGACCGAGGCCGCCGCTGGCGACCCCGATGCCCAGTTCGCCGTCGACGGCGCTGAGGACCACGAGCTGGAGTGGTACGACGTGACGGAGCTGGACCTGCTGCTGCGCGCAGTCAGCTGA
- the pruA gene encoding L-glutamate gamma-semialdehyde dehydrogenase encodes MDAVFSVPEPRNEPVRNYEPGSPDRDRLQRRLTELAAERIDLPMTIAGEQRMAAGDSIDVVQPHRHAHVLGVTGHATHDDAHAAIKAAKDAAPMWRALPFEERAAIFLRAAELLAGPWRDTLNAATMLGQSKTAIQAEIDAACEFIDFLRFNVHFARRLLEEQPASSPGVWNRFDHRPLEGFVYAVTPFNFTAIAGNLPSAPALLGNTVIWKPGPTQQFAAHFTMRLFEAAGLPPGVINMVTGRGEEVSDVVLADPDLAGIHFTGSTKVFQQLWRTVGDNIARYRGYPRLVGETGGKDFVVAHTSADVDALHTALIRGAYEYQGQKCSAASRAYVPRSIWEGGLRDRLAATTDSLTYGDVADFSNFGGAVIDDKAFARHTAALELIARDDSCRVLAGGTADDSVGYFVRPTLFECGDAAHETFTTEYFGPILGVHVFDDARFDDVVAQAESIAPYALTGSVFATDRRVVDAVAERMRYAAGNFYINDKPTGAVVGQQPFGGARASGTNDKAGSWLNLVRWVSPRTIKETFVPPTDHTYPHMG; translated from the coding sequence ATGGATGCCGTGTTCTCCGTTCCCGAGCCGCGCAACGAGCCGGTTCGCAACTACGAGCCGGGCAGCCCCGACCGGGACCGGCTCCAGCGGCGGCTGACCGAGCTCGCCGCCGAGCGCATCGACCTGCCGATGACCATTGCTGGCGAGCAGCGGATGGCTGCCGGTGACTCGATCGACGTGGTGCAGCCGCACCGGCACGCGCACGTGCTGGGCGTGACCGGGCACGCCACCCACGACGACGCCCACGCCGCGATCAAGGCGGCCAAGGACGCCGCCCCGATGTGGCGGGCGCTGCCGTTCGAGGAGCGCGCCGCGATCTTCCTGCGCGCCGCCGAGCTGCTCGCCGGGCCGTGGCGCGACACGCTCAACGCCGCCACCATGCTGGGTCAGTCGAAGACCGCGATCCAGGCGGAGATCGACGCCGCCTGCGAGTTCATCGACTTCCTCCGGTTCAACGTGCACTTCGCCCGCCGCCTGCTGGAAGAGCAGCCCGCGTCCTCGCCGGGGGTCTGGAACCGGTTCGACCACCGCCCGCTCGAGGGCTTCGTCTACGCGGTCACCCCGTTCAACTTCACCGCCATCGCGGGCAACCTGCCGTCGGCGCCGGCCCTGCTGGGCAACACGGTGATCTGGAAGCCGGGCCCGACCCAGCAGTTCGCCGCGCACTTCACCATGCGGCTGTTCGAGGCCGCCGGCCTGCCGCCCGGCGTGATCAACATGGTCACCGGCCGGGGCGAGGAGGTGTCCGACGTCGTGCTCGCCGACCCGGACCTGGCCGGCATCCACTTCACCGGCTCGACCAAGGTCTTCCAGCAGTTGTGGCGGACCGTCGGCGACAACATCGCCCGTTACCGGGGCTACCCGCGCCTCGTCGGCGAGACCGGCGGCAAGGACTTCGTGGTCGCGCACACCAGTGCCGACGTGGACGCCCTGCACACCGCGCTGATCCGCGGCGCCTACGAATACCAGGGTCAGAAGTGCTCGGCGGCCTCGCGGGCGTACGTGCCGCGTTCGATCTGGGAGGGTGGCCTGCGCGACCGGCTGGCCGCCACCACCGACTCGCTGACCTACGGCGACGTGGCCGACTTCAGCAACTTCGGCGGCGCGGTGATCGACGACAAGGCCTTCGCCCGGCACACCGCGGCGCTGGAGCTGATCGCCCGTGACGACTCCTGCCGGGTGCTGGCCGGTGGCACCGCCGACGACTCGGTCGGCTACTTCGTCCGGCCGACGCTCTTCGAGTGCGGCGACGCCGCCCACGAGACCTTCACCACCGAATACTTCGGGCCGATCCTGGGCGTGCACGTGTTCGACGACGCCCGCTTCGACGACGTGGTGGCGCAGGCCGAGTCGATCGCCCCGTACGCGCTGACCGGCTCGGTGTTCGCCACCGACCGCCGGGTGGTCGACGCGGTCGCCGAGCGCATGCGGTACGCGGCCGGCAACTTCTACATCAACGACAAGCCGACCGGCGCGGTGGTCGGGCAGCAGCCCTTCGGCGGCGCCCGGGCCAGCGGCACCAACGACAAGGCGGGCTCCTGGCTCAACCTGGTCCGCTGGGTGTCACCGCGGACGATCAAGGAGACCTTCGTGCCGCCGACCGACCACACGTACCCCCACATGGGCTGA